The following coding sequences are from one bacterium window:
- a CDS encoding BtrH N-terminal domain-containing protein: MKTLIENYKSFPGEHCGSVAMRGLLNHYCNLELPEAVVFGLGSGVACVYLEAPGMDPGVSVFGRTFALESDLGSNLQVDYREQTEEDDDSAWRIAREEVLAGRPTMLSGDILYLDYREYKVHFPGHRFVLVGFDDDIEKAFIADRIKPEPEACSYGALRTSRNPPFAMSTRNLWGRFHGTEVGRTLREAAAVAIERASQQMLGVPSAGDGESPFGSSEVQMVAGVAGIEHFARELPGWAKRPDVLALSSFNASCIEKFGNGGGNFRRLYAGFLDWAWELDPTLVPANAGGLAREAADGWTAASTCLYRVAEEGPVPTLFGEAARQMEAVAATERRLFTDLAS, from the coding sequence GCCTGCTCAACCACTATTGCAACCTCGAGCTTCCCGAAGCGGTGGTCTTTGGACTCGGGAGCGGCGTTGCGTGTGTCTACCTCGAAGCCCCCGGAATGGATCCCGGTGTTTCGGTCTTCGGTCGCACGTTCGCACTCGAGTCGGACCTCGGCTCGAACCTGCAGGTCGACTACCGAGAGCAAACTGAAGAAGACGATGACAGTGCGTGGCGGATCGCGCGAGAAGAAGTTCTTGCGGGTCGCCCAACGATGCTCAGTGGCGACATCCTCTACTTGGATTATCGCGAATACAAGGTTCACTTCCCCGGGCATCGCTTCGTATTGGTCGGTTTCGATGACGACATCGAAAAGGCGTTCATCGCGGATCGCATCAAGCCCGAACCCGAAGCTTGCTCCTACGGCGCATTGAGAACGAGCCGCAATCCTCCTTTCGCAATGTCGACTCGTAACCTGTGGGGGCGTTTCCACGGAACCGAAGTGGGACGGACGCTGCGCGAAGCAGCTGCTGTCGCAATCGAGCGTGCTTCGCAGCAGATGCTCGGCGTTCCTTCGGCAGGCGATGGAGAGAGCCCGTTCGGAAGCAGCGAGGTGCAGATGGTTGCGGGTGTTGCCGGCATTGAACACTTCGCACGCGAGCTACCCGGCTGGGCGAAGCGCCCCGACGTCCTGGCGCTCTCGAGCTTCAACGCGAGTTGTATCGAAAAGTTCGGCAACGGCGGCGGCAATTTCCGACGGCTATACGCCGGGTTCCTCGATTGGGCGTGGGAGTTGGATCCGACACTGGTTCCCGCCAATGCGGGTGGCCTTGCCCGGGAGGCCGCCGATGGTTGGACCGCCGCGAGCACATGCCTGTATCGCGTTGCGGAGGAAGGCCCCGTGCCGACACTGTTCGGCGAAGCTGCACGGCAGATGGAAGCGGTCGCAGCCACCGAACGTCGGCTATTCACGGATCTTGCCAGTTGA